One stretch of Solenopsis invicta isolate M01_SB chromosome 16, UNIL_Sinv_3.0, whole genome shotgun sequence DNA includes these proteins:
- the LOC120359773 gene encoding uncharacterized protein LOC120359773, with protein sequence MFYDNDTKIDGFYGEMWSLLADYLNFTLVPIKKNFRNFGERLENGTQTGLLGVLGRDEAHVIIRSGYTVNLMDLLQYTVPLWKFSYHIYVVPEWQFDNTWVLKLCSWQSWYFTMFLFIILSCFGYFLQKVPTDKPKRKRKSSIDYTISDHVFYTFTIMTARGDPPETFYNKFRILSLSKSIFAWLILLVFSSHLIYHVTNKHMILSFNNVESLIRNTQYTLLVFHGSLLYNYFREKYETLIDKDLSGRIRFIEVSENMHNIVCSNIKKYAMFMSEERFMAMDRHSCPLQPIGSFNETWTTFALQKNFRYKKAINTALIKFREVGLIEGLKEYWFNPKTNIDQATFKKIDLGRVYLIFLLLCFGILISLVILVLEKITYYYETKNIRQRRRR encoded by the exons ATGTTTTACGACAATGATACGAAAATCGACGGTTTTTATGGCGAAATGTGGAGTCTTCTTGCGGATTATCTCAATTTTAC ACTTGTCCcgatcaaaaaaaattttcgaaattttggtGAGAGGCTAGAAAATGGTACTCAGACCGGTTTACTTGGCGTTCTCGGGCGAGATGAAGCTCATGTAATAATAAGAAGTGGATACACTGTAAATCTCATGGATCTTCTACAGTATACTGTACCTCTTTGGAAATTCAG CTATCATATTTATGTTGTACCGGAATGGCAATTTGATAACACATGGGTGTTAAAGTTATGTTCATGGCAATCgtggtattttacaatgttcttGTTCATCATTCTAAGTTGCTTCGGCTATTTTCTGCAAAAAGTACCCACGGACAAGCCCAAACGCAAAAGAAAAAGCTCTATAGATTACACTATAAGCGATCATGTTTTTTACACGTTCACTATAATGACCGCACGAG GCGATCCACCTGAAACTTTTTACAACAAGTTTAGAATATTATCACTGTCAAAGAGTATATTCGCATGGCTAATACTGTTGGTTTTTAGTTCTCATCTTATATATCACGTGACAAATAAACACATGATCCTATCGTTTAATAATGTAGAATCTCTTATTAGAAATACACAGTACACCTTATTGGTATTTCATGGCAGCCTTCTCTACAATTATTTTAGG gaaaaatatgaaacattgaTCGACAAAGATTTGTCGGGGCGTATACGTTTTATAGAAGTTTCGGAAAACATGCACAACATAGTTTgcagcaatataaaaaaatacgcgaTGTTTATGTCCGAAGAGCGATTTATGGCAATGGACAGACACAGTTGCCCTCTCCAGCCTATAGGTAGTTTTAACGAGACCTGGACAACGTTCGCACTTCAAAAGAACTTTCGTTATAAGAAGGCCATCAATACTGC ACTCATCAAATTTAGAGAAGTCGGACTGATAGAAGGCCTTAAAGAATATTGGTTTAATCCTAAAACGAATATAGATCAGGCGACGTTTAAAAAGATAGATTTGGGTCGAGTTTATCTAATTTTTCTATTACTGTGTTTCGGGATATTGATATCGCTTGTGATACTCGTTTTGGAAAAGATAACGTACTATTACGAAACAAAAAATATCCGACAACGTAGACGCAGATAA